A single Denticeps clupeoides chromosome 7, fDenClu1.1, whole genome shotgun sequence DNA region contains:
- the LOC114794396 gene encoding ubiquitin domain-containing protein UBFD1-like, which yields MAAQDGSEGVVVEADVALEDSQVFGEDDGKADAVAVDQEAWTDGENSSTHGPDISYGDDDDEGKEMVELKIIWNKNKYDLKIPLDGTGAKLKERIHSLTGLPPAMQKVMYKGLLPEDKTLREIKVTNGAKIMVVGSTINDVLAVNTPKEVIQQEVKAEENKKEPLCRQKQHRKVLDKGKPEDIMPSVKGTKERLPTVPLSGMYNKSGGKVRLTFKLEQDQLWIGTKERTEKIPMGSIKNVVTEPIEGHEDYHMMAFQLGPTEASQYWVYWVPAQFVDAIKDTVLGKWQYF from the exons ATGGCGGCCCAGGATG GAAGCGAAGGAGTAGTCGTGGAAGCAGACGTCGCTCTCGAAGACTCACAAGTGTTCGGTGAGGACGATGGCAAAGCAGATGCGGTGGCGGTCGACCAGGAAGCGTGGACAGATGGGGAAAACTCCTCAACACATGGTCCCGATATCAGCTatggggatgatgatgatgaggggaAGGAGATGGTAGAACTGAAAATTATTTGGAACAAGAACAAATATGATCTGAAGATTCCTTTGGACGGAACTGGAGCGAAGCTGAAAGAGCGGATTCACTCATTAACTG GTCTTCCACCCGCTATGCAGAAAGTGATGTATAAGGGACTGCTACCAGAGGATAAGACGTTACGAGAGATCAAAGTAACGAATGGGGCAAAAATTATGGTGGTCGGCTCTACAATAAATGACGTTCTAGCCGTTAATACTCCGAAAGAGGTTATTCAACAAGAAGTAAAAGCTGAAGAGAATAAAAAGGAGCCTTTATGTCGACAAAAA CAACACAGAAAAGTGCTAGATAAAGGAAAACCAGAAGATATAATGCCGTCTGTAAAAGGAACTAAG GAACGCTTACCAACCGTGCCTTTATCCGGAATGTACAACAAATCCGGAGGCAAAGTGCGGCTCACCTTCAAACTGGAGCAGGATCAGCTGTGGATTGGAACTAAGG AAAGGACAGAGAAAATTCCAATGGGTTCCATCAAAAATGTTGTGACCGAACCAATTGAAGGTCACGAGGACTATCACATGATG GCATTTCAGCTGGGTCCAACAGAAGCCTCTCAATATTGGGTGTACTGGGTGCCAGCACAATTTGTTGATGCAATCAAAGACACGGTCCTTGGAAAATggcagtatttttaa